From one Trifolium pratense cultivar HEN17-A07 linkage group LG1, ARS_RC_1.1, whole genome shotgun sequence genomic stretch:
- the LOC123923621 gene encoding protein CMS1, protein MAASEKKKKKEVKRKRKEEGNDDNDDDRMNKKEKTETNSNSNKLEGSRAEEQLRFFFDQFQAANGLQLSSIELESLKDASSSSSILELPQSSSSLKNTDTDLDVKMLGINIKAAFGNSWRQALYESELGHGDGKIPPGSPSVLIISYSALRSIHLLKGFRSITKQCSAVKLFSKHIKLEEQISLLKNRVNIASGTPSRIKKLIDIEALGLSRLKVLLLDVHPDVKGYSLFTLPQVRDEFWDLFKNYFYQPMIKGDLRICLYGPYQMAAHSKGKKGRPVPDK, encoded by the exons ATGGCGGCgagtgagaagaagaagaagaaggaggtAAAGCGAAAACGAAAAGAAGAAGGtaatgatgataatgatgatgatagaatgaataaaaaagagaaaacggaaacaaattcaaattcaaacaagTTAGAAGGATCTCGAGCGGAGGAGCAATTGCGTTTCTTTTTCGATCAATTTCAGGCTGCTAACGGTTTACAACTTTCTTCTATCGAGTTGGAATCCCTCAAAGATGCGTCATCATCATCTTCCATTTTGGAGTTGCCACAGTCATCATCCTCCCTCAAAAATACAGATACAGATTTAGATGTCAAAATGTTGGGGATAAATATTAAAGCTGCATTTGGGAATTCATGGAGACAGGCGCTCTATGAAAGTGAACTCGGCCACGGCGACGGTAAAATCCCTCCCGGTAGCCCCTCAGTTCTTATCATCTCTTACTCTGCTTTAAGATCCATTCACCTTTTAAAGGGCTTTCGTTCCATCACTAAACAATGCAGCGCTGTCAAGTTATTCTCCAAACATATCAAACTTGAAGAACAG ATTTCTTTGTTGAAAAACCGTGTTAACATTGCTAGCGGCACACCAAGCAG GATAAAGAAGCTCATTGACATCGAGGCGTTAGGCCTTTCAAGGTTAAAAGTACTTCTGCTTGATGTGCATCCCGATGTAAAGGGCTATTCCTTGTTTACCCTTCCACAAGTCAG AGATGAATTCTGGGACCTATTCaagaattatttttatcaacCGATGATCAAGGGTGATCTGCGTATCTGTCTCTACGGTCCATACCAGATGGCTGCTCATTCAAAAGGCAAAAAAGGACGTCCTGTTCCTGATAAATAA
- the LOC123923610 gene encoding transcription factor bHLH129, translating to MYRPPSSSGSSSSSSSQQQQSSISQQTGLTRYDSAPGSLLASTVDAIIGGGSRLLPGTGGGGGGGHHYFSGDSNQQHQQQQQQHQLQRSSNGYVDGFDGSAALLRQKSSPAGFLNHLATLNHNNSAGFTITRGGNGGSRLKSELSFTGGGGSGGGQECLSRISENVVDYATASGNGSLHNTSTWGGPDNNNNNNSNSIVFSSSAPQTNNTNKRSSRTDNDDPDLLLHCLTALETQYSLPQTSLEMDKLMHNIPQDSVPCKIRAKRGCATHPRSIAERERRTRISGKLKKLQDLVPNMDKQTSYSDMLDLAVQHIKGLQTQVQKLHEDLENCTCGCKQST from the exons atgtatCGTCCTCCTTCGTCTTCCGgttcttcttcatcctcttccTCTCAGCAACAGCAGAGCTCCATCAGCCAACAAACGGGACTTACCAGGTACGATTCCGCACCCGGTTCTCTCCTCGCCAGCACCGTTGATGCCATCATAGGAGGAGGATCGAGACTTCTCCCTGGAacgggaggaggaggaggaggaggacaTCATTATTTCTCCGGTGACTCCAaccaacaacatcaacaacaacagcagcagcatCAGCTACAGAGATCTTCTAATGGTTACGTCGACGGCTTTGATGGATCGGCAGCGTTGCTCCGTCAAAAAAGCTCTCCAGCTGGCTTCCTAAACCATCTAGCCACTCTCAATCATAATAATAGTG CGGGGTTCACAATCACAAGGGGGGGAAATGGAGGCTCAAGGTTGAAGTCTGAGTTGAGTTTCACAGGAGGAGGCGGCAGCGGAGGAGGACAAGAATGCCTTTCTCGAATATCCGAAAATGTTGTTGACTATGCAACAGCATCAGGAAATGGATCATTGCACAATACTAGTACCTGGGGTGGACCtgataataacaataacaataattcTAATTCCATAGTATTTTCTTCTTCTGCTCCCCAAACTAACAATACTAATAAGCGTTCTAGTAGAACTGACAACGACGACCCCGATCTTCTTCTACATTGCCTCACTGCCCTCGAAACTCAG TATAGTCTCCCACAAACTTCTTTGGAAATGGACAAGCTTATGCATAATATTCCCCAAGATTCCGTCCCTTGTAAAATCCGTGCCAAGCGTGGCTGTGCCACTCATCCTCGTAGCATTGCTGAACGG GAGAGGAGAACTAGAATAAGTGGCAAGTTGAAGAAATTGCAGGACCTTGTTCCTAATATGGATAAG CAAACAAGTTATTCTGACATGCTGGATTTGGCCGTTCAACACATCAAAGGTCTTCAAACTCAAGTTCAG AAGCTTCACGAAGATCTTGAGAATTGCACTTGCGGATGCAAACAAAGTACATAA
- the LOC123923597 gene encoding prolyl 4-hydroxylase 1 codes for MAPAMKIVFGLLTFVTVGMIIGALSQLAFIRKLEDSSYGTESQPFIRLRRQQTNGYLQLPRGIPYWNNDKQAQILRLGYIKPEVLSWSPRIILLHNFLSLEECDYLRAVALPRLKISTVVDAKTGKGVKSDVRTSSGMFLSHEERKYPMIHAIEKRISVYSQVPVENGELMQVLRYEKNQYYRPHHDYFSDTFNLKRGGQRIATMLMYLGDNVEGGETHFPSAGSDECSCGGKLTKGLCVKPIKGNAVLFWSMGLDGQSDPDSVHGGCPVLAGEKWSATKWMRQSVHV; via the exons ATGGCGCCGGCGATGAAGATCGTTTTCGGACTTCTCACTTTCGTCACCGTCGGAATGATTATTG GTGCTCTCTCTCAATTGGCATTCATACGCAAATTAGAAGACTCATCATATG GTACAGAGTCTCAACCATTTATAAGATTGCGCCGACAACAAACAAATGGTTACCTTCAATTGCCCAGAG GCATTCCTTATTGGAATAATGACAAACAAGCACAAATCTTACGCCTTGGATAT ATAAAACCCGAGGTTCTTAGCTGGTCTCCTCGAATCATTTTACTGCATAACTTCCTCAGCTTGGAG GAATGTGATTATCTTAGGGCAGTAGCCCTCCCTCGCCTGAAAATTTCAACAGTGGTGGATGCAAAGACAGGAAAG GGAGTCAAGAGTGATGTCAGAACAAGCTCTGGTATGTTTTTGAGTCATGAAGAGAGAAAATATCCTATGATACAT GCAATTGAAAAAAGAATTTCTGTCTACTCTCAAGTGCCAGTTGAAAATGGGGAGCTTATGCAAGTCCTGAG GTATGAGAAGAATCAGTATTACAGACCCCATCATGATTATTTTTCTGATACT TTCAACTTGAAGCGTGGTGGACAGCGAATAGCTACAATGCTTATGTATTTAGGTGACAATGTTGAGGGAGGAGAAACACATTTCCCATCA GCTGGTTCAGATGAATGTAGCTGTGGTGGGAAATTAACCAAAGGGTTATGTGTGAAACCAATTAAAGGAAACGCAGTGCTTTTCTGGAGTATG GGACTGGATGGACAGTCAGATCCAGATAGTGTGCATGGAGGATGTCCGGTACTCGCTGGGGAGAAGTGGTCAGCCACAAAGTGGATGAGGCAATCAGTTCACGTATGA
- the LOC123923604 gene encoding uncharacterized protein LOC123923604 codes for MGELGVRNIRRVGIVLGVSNLFVFILSSLLIFHTYRLCDFHSLLPFVSVSFAAVIRILAMLQTAVAQQSAATLILHQDSDDSSSTTDHLLLRFKRRAKYKKWLWWSRCTLALTVVQFVCATYLVLNLVYYSSKDTVPTSCLLELGWNPDWWNHKLLTLFIIILCFVALAQCFTGSDVLRWRSFYESHHNAWKSHYSEVFDNGLRETLCCLGRFKYLTSIQEEDQVYSVARLLGDLVAYRASGTGHMELLAALALLQINEKSSESCQESVEAPEMRIREAATLHKFAEAAYTGPLLDVGRNPIIFPCLWLYRQGVLSPWARNRRPVLDGDNWWRGHAAAFLKYANLPPEALRHGRVIQVKCEAAYFIVVLHQLQTVVIAIRGTETPEDLITDGLCKECTLSAEDLSGLMNCNHIHYDIHKNVASSFPHYGHSGIVEAARELFMQIEGNPGEHDNESYGFLSKLLGFGCECFGYNIRIVGHSLGGAIAALLGLQLYNRYPNLHVYSYGPLPCVDLVVANACSSFITSIIYGNEFSSRLSIGSIMRLRAAAIKSLAQDPKADSAIIFRLARRFLYISQYERNDQEAEHEAQRDIDNKGSNKHTVEEASLWTEAIKRDLLVTADHGNNEHDEFSLWADTRAKDHIVEINNAEFTNNFATDVQSRDDPVSQFIDSVPTSENQSADDPPEMYLPGFIIHIVPDQKRPQTDFKMSWRMQERGRCYRAYVANRESFKDIIVSPSMFLDHLPWRCHSALKKILKDLTAKDQVMEGRLI; via the exons ATGGGAGAGTTGGGTGTGAGAAACATTAGACGTGTCGGCATTGTTTTGGGGGTTTCCAACTTATTCGTTTTCATTCTTTCTTCCCTTCTCATTTTCCACACTTATCGCCTCTGCGATTTCCATTCCTTGCTCCCATTCGTTTCCGTTTCTTTTGCTGCCGTTATTAGGATTCTTGCTATGCTTCAGACCGCCGTTGCCCAACAGTCTGCTGCCACTCTCATCCTCCATCAAGACTCCGACGACTCCTCTTCCACCACAGATCACCTTCTTTTACGCTTCAAAAGACGG gCTAAGTATAAGAAATGGCTGTGGTGGAGCCGATGCACCCTAGCGCTGACAGTTGTTCAATTTGTGTGCGCTACTTACCTTGTCCTCAACTTAGTTTACTATTCCTCCAAAGACACTGTTCCAACTTCTTGTCTTTTAG AATTGGGATGGAACCCTGACTGGTGGAACCACAAGTTACTCACTCttttcatcatcatcctctGTTTCGTTGCTCTTGCTCAGTGCTTTACTGGCTCTGATGTTCTCAGATGGAGATCTTTCTACGAATCCCATCACAATGCTTGGAAATCCCATTACAGTGAGGTTTTTGATAACGGCTTACGCGAGACCTTGTGCTGTCTCGGCCGCTTCAAATACTTGACTTCAATTCAAGAAGAAGATCAAGTCTATTCCGTTGCACGATTATTAGGTGACCTCGTTGCTTATCGTGCTTCTGGAACCGGCCATATGGAACTCTTGGCAG CTTTAGCTTTACTCCAAATCAATGAAAAATCTTCAGAATCATGTCAAGAATCCGTGGAAGCACCAGAGATGCGTATTAGGGAGGCTGCAACTCTTCATAAATTTGCTGAAGCTGCATACACT GGTCCGCTGCTTGATGTTGGACGAAATCCTATCATATTTCCTTGTTTATGGCTCTACAGACAAGGGGTTTTGTCTCCTTGGGCACGCAACAG ACGACCTGTTTTGGATGGTGATAACTGGTGGCGAGGTCATGCTGCAGCCTTTCTAAAGTATGCAAATTTGCCTCCAGAAGCACTCAGACATGGGAGAGTAATCCAG GTTAAGTGTGAAGCTGCATATTTTATTGTGGTTCTACATCAGCTTCAAACTGTAGTAATTGCTATACGTGGAACCGAAACCCCCGAGGACCTAATAACCGATGGATTATGCAAGGAATGCACCCTTTCTGCAGAAGACTTGTCTGGTTTGATGAA CTGCAACCATATTCATTATGATATACACAAAAATGTGGCTTCATCATTCCCCCACTATGGGCATTCGGGTATAGTTGAGGCTGCACGAGAGCTTTTTATGCAGATTGAAGGAAACCCTGGAGAGCATG ACAATGAATCCTATGGGTTTCTTTCTAAATTACTGGGATTTGGCTGTGAATGCTTTGGGTATAATATCCGCATCGTTGGACATTCACTTGGGGGTGCTATAGCTGCATTGCTTGGACTGCAA CTTTATAACCGATACCCCAATCTACATGTTTACTCATATGGGCCACTCCCATGTGTGGATTTAGTTGTGGCTAATGCATGTTCGTCATTCATAACAAG CATTATATATGGAAATGAGTTTTCATCCCGCCTTTCAATTGGATCCATTATGAGGCTAAGGGCGGCTGCAATCAAATCACTGGCACAAGATCCTAAAGCTGACAGCGCCATAATTTTCAGACTTGCTCGTCGGTTTCTATATATAAGCCAATATGAAAGAAATGATCAAGAGGCAGAGCATGAAGCACAGCGTGACATTGATAATAAAG GCAGCAACAAACATACGGTTGAAGAAGCTTCACTCTGGACTGAGGCTATTAAAAGGGATCTTCTTGTTACAGCTGACCATG GCAACAATGAGCATGATGAGTTTTCACTCTGGGCTGATACTAGGGCAAAGGACCATATTGTTGAAATTAATAATGCCGAATTTACAAATAATTTTGCTACAGACGTACAATCAAGAGATGATCCTGTGTCTCAGTTTATCGATTCTGTTCCAACTTCTGAAAATCAGTCTGCTGATGATCCCCCAGAGATGTATCTGCCAGGATTTATAATTCATATTGTCCCAGACCAGAAAAGACCTCAAACTGATTTTAAGATGTCTTGGAGAATGCAGGAGAGAGGGAGATGTTATAGAGCATATGTGGCAAATAGAGAAAGTTTCAAAGATATTATTGTTTCACCATCCATGTTCCTTGATCATCTCCCTTGGAG ATGCCATAGtgccttgaaaaaaatattgaaagatCTAACTGCTAAAGATCAAGTAATGGAAGGTCGCTTAATCTGA